In one Neobacillus sp. CF12 genomic region, the following are encoded:
- a CDS encoding YesL family protein produces the protein MTAIFDGRFFRLATKVSNLFLLNILWIIFSTPIITMGAATSAVYYVTLKMVKNEEGYIIKSFWTAFRQNLKQGIIIEFVLLIGGVILLGDIWYFLHMANIFGYILAGIFSIGLTIYVLTIIFTFPLLAKYSNTVSGTLKNAVLMSLKNLPSSFAMAVLLIIMLYGFYVSVHLMIIFSVIGASGYAYFGSILFRNIFEK, from the coding sequence ATGACTGCTATTTTCGATGGCCGTTTCTTTAGGCTTGCGACAAAAGTAAGCAATTTATTTTTATTAAATATACTTTGGATTATTTTCAGTACACCTATCATAACGATGGGGGCTGCCACCTCCGCAGTATATTATGTAACATTAAAGATGGTAAAGAATGAAGAAGGATATATTATTAAAAGTTTCTGGACTGCTTTCAGGCAAAATTTAAAACAAGGAATAATTATAGAATTTGTTCTTTTGATAGGCGGTGTTATTTTACTAGGAGATATTTGGTACTTTCTCCATATGGCCAATATATTTGGCTATATTTTGGCTGGAATTTTTTCTATAGGGTTAACGATATATGTTTTAACAATAATATTTACTTTTCCATTATTGGCTAAATATAGTAATACGGTTTCTGGGACTCTGAAAAATGCTGTGCTCATGTCTTTAAAGAATCTGCCAAGCAGCTTTGCAATGGCGGTACTGTTGATAATAATGTTATACGGTTTTTATGTATCTGTACATTTAATGATTATTTTTTCAGTAATAGGGGCATCCGGATATGCCTATTTTGGGTCAATTTTATTTAGGAATATCTTTGAAAAGTAG
- a CDS encoding ABC transporter substrate-binding protein — protein sequence MKRFLSLLLIGCLFVMIVGCSKDGSNKTGSTSKENNNSNEEPYILNVSYPVYGDAPGDLLKVQEMVNEITLKEINTKVEFKPVAVSAMANTYTLAASSGEKQDLIMLLPGYNYLTQFAGSNMIMPIDDLVEKHGKDITAAYGDIFDATKVDGKLYAIPGKDVAVPGRGFYMLDSIVKKYNIDITKIKTMDDLDPILEKVHAEEPDLQTFFPSGVAASMLNFDNLGNSLGVLRNGGVDNLKVVNMLETKEYVNAVKKVREWYKKGYISKDFATEQSSPGQMMDANKLFAAPVFTDFSNFGLGEKTPKFTVTLHQPVEKTETYQLFLWAVPTIAERPDKSIEFLNLVFKNQDLANLLKFGIEGEHYVKNSDGTIDTSKSSINNFVMNWYIWGNTDKLPVQQKALVGVGGDIEQYKQALGEWKKSTKKSKAFGFIFNSEPVKTEIAACTAITDQYQKLLEGGALDPDEYIKLVNEKLYDAGLQKIMDEKQRQLDEWAKTQK from the coding sequence ATGAAAAGATTCTTAAGTTTGTTGTTGATCGGCTGTTTATTTGTTATGATTGTCGGCTGCAGTAAAGATGGGAGCAATAAGACAGGTTCTACTTCTAAAGAAAATAACAATTCTAATGAGGAACCTTATATACTCAATGTATCCTATCCGGTATATGGTGATGCGCCTGGTGATCTTTTAAAAGTTCAGGAAATGGTTAATGAAATTACGTTAAAGGAAATTAATACAAAGGTAGAGTTTAAGCCGGTAGCCGTATCCGCTATGGCAAATACCTATACATTGGCTGCATCAAGTGGTGAAAAGCAAGATTTAATCATGCTTCTTCCAGGTTATAATTATTTGACACAATTTGCTGGAAGTAACATGATAATGCCTATTGATGATTTGGTGGAAAAACACGGAAAAGACATTACCGCGGCTTATGGAGATATTTTTGATGCTACCAAAGTAGATGGTAAATTATATGCTATACCAGGAAAAGATGTTGCTGTTCCTGGCAGAGGATTTTATATGTTGGATAGTATTGTAAAAAAATATAATATTGATATAACTAAAATTAAAACAATGGATGATTTGGATCCTATTCTTGAAAAGGTTCATGCTGAAGAACCGGATTTGCAAACATTTTTTCCAAGTGGAGTAGCTGCAAGCATGCTTAATTTTGATAACTTAGGGAACAGTTTAGGTGTGTTAAGAAATGGTGGGGTAGATAATCTAAAAGTCGTAAATATGCTTGAGACTAAAGAATATGTAAACGCTGTTAAGAAAGTCAGGGAATGGTATAAGAAAGGCTACATTTCAAAAGATTTTGCTACTGAACAAAGTTCCCCAGGACAGATGATGGATGCTAACAAGCTATTTGCTGCTCCGGTTTTTACAGATTTTTCTAACTTTGGGCTAGGTGAGAAAACTCCTAAATTCACAGTCACTTTACATCAACCAGTTGAAAAGACAGAAACATATCAGCTATTTCTTTGGGCTGTGCCTACCATCGCTGAAAGACCTGATAAGTCAATAGAATTTTTAAATCTTGTATTTAAAAATCAAGATCTTGCCAACCTTCTCAAGTTTGGAATTGAAGGGGAACACTATGTGAAAAATAGTGACGGTACTATTGACACATCCAAGAGCAGTATTAACAATTTCGTGATGAATTGGTATATCTGGGGCAATACTGACAAACTCCCTGTCCAGCAAAAAGCATTAGTAGGAGTTGGAGGAGATATAGAGCAGTATAAGCAAGCTCTGGGTGAATGGAAAAAGTCTACAAAAAAATCGAAAGCCTTTGGGTTTATATTTAATTCAGAGCCAGTAAAAACTGAAATAGCGGCATGTACAGCCATAACTGATCAGTACCAGAAATTACTCGAAGGCGGAGCTTTGGATCCTGATGAATATATTAAACTCGTAAATGAAAAATTATACGATGCAGGCCTACAAAAAATTATGGATGAAAAGCAGCGTCAATTGGACGAATGGGCAAAAACACAGAAATAA
- a CDS encoding carbohydrate ABC transporter permease — protein sequence MNLGRYKKWEISGHIVLSILALLAIIPFLLLLISSFTDENTVVRNGYSFFPEKFSLVAYQYVFDQWQMIGKGYMVTVIVTCIGTFIGTSISALLGWTLSRKNLPGRSMMLFIVTFTMMFHGGLTAQYIIYTQIFDLKNTIFGLIVPNLLMNGYFVMMFRNYFETSIPGTLVEAAKIDGASEVKTFFKIVLPLSGPIVLTIALPLALLYWNDWTNGLYYLSRDSNLQSIQTILNNINENIKFLQNNNLGTANSGVSSAELPSTTIRMAMAVVGVVPIICAFPFLQKWLVRGMTEGAVKE from the coding sequence GTGAATCTGGGTAGATATAAAAAGTGGGAAATAAGCGGACATATAGTATTAAGTATCTTGGCTTTACTAGCTATTATTCCCTTCTTGCTTTTGCTTATTTCGTCTTTTACAGATGAAAATACGGTTGTAAGAAATGGTTATAGTTTTTTTCCTGAAAAATTTTCCTTGGTAGCCTATCAATATGTATTTGATCAATGGCAGATGATTGGAAAAGGATACATGGTAACAGTGATCGTAACTTGTATAGGTACTTTTATTGGAACATCAATATCAGCATTGCTTGGATGGACGTTGAGTCGAAAAAATCTCCCGGGTAGAAGTATGATGCTTTTTATAGTAACTTTTACCATGATGTTCCACGGCGGACTTACTGCACAATATATCATTTATACACAGATATTTGATCTTAAAAATACTATTTTCGGATTAATAGTACCTAACTTATTGATGAATGGGTATTTTGTCATGATGTTCCGTAATTATTTTGAAACTTCCATACCGGGGACTCTGGTGGAAGCAGCAAAAATTGATGGGGCCAGCGAAGTAAAAACCTTCTTCAAAATTGTTCTCCCTCTATCAGGCCCAATTGTTCTTACAATAGCACTGCCGCTCGCGCTATTATACTGGAATGACTGGACGAATGGTTTGTATTATCTAAGCCGTGATAGCAATCTACAAAGTATACAAACTATCTTGAATAATATAAATGAAAATATTAAATTCCTTCAAAATAATAATCTGGGAACTGCAAACTCGGGTGTTAGCTCAGCTGAATTACCGTCAACCACTATCAGAATGGCTATGGCAGTAGTAGGTGTTGTGCCAATAATTTGTGCATTCCCATTCCTTCAAAAATGGCTGGTCAGAGGTATGACAGAAGGGGCAGTAAAAGAATAA
- a CDS encoding ABC transporter permease subunit: MYNVETRQNLELTKIATKKKRANYKQYIPLYLLALPAMIYLFVNNYMPLYGMKLAFTELDYAKGVFNGEWVGLENFKFLFSTSDAWIMIRNTVLYNLLFIIFGTVFGLTIALLFNEIINKTARKFYQSVTLIPYVISMVIVSYLGFAFLSSETGFINNSILKPLGIDAVSWYQEPKYWPLILLFVHTWHGIGYSLLMYTARILAIPREYYEAAEIDGATKWQQIRHITLPCLKPVIILMTMLALGRMFNSDFGLFYQIPMNSGALYSVTTTIDTYSFRALMKLGDITMASATGVFQSFVGFILLLLANYAVRKFSKDNRLF; this comes from the coding sequence TTGTATAATGTAGAAACTAGACAGAACTTAGAACTTACTAAGATAGCAACAAAAAAGAAAAGAGCAAATTATAAGCAGTATATTCCATTGTATCTTCTGGCTTTACCGGCTATGATTTATTTATTTGTAAATAATTATATGCCATTGTATGGAATGAAATTGGCTTTCACGGAACTGGATTATGCAAAAGGTGTATTCAATGGGGAATGGGTGGGACTTGAGAATTTTAAATTCCTTTTCTCAACTAGTGATGCCTGGATTATGATTAGAAATACTGTGCTTTATAATTTACTATTCATCATTTTTGGAACTGTTTTTGGATTGACAATAGCTTTATTATTCAACGAAATAATTAATAAAACAGCAAGAAAGTTTTATCAATCAGTCACTTTAATACCGTATGTAATTTCCATGGTCATTGTCAGTTATTTGGGTTTTGCGTTTCTCAGTAGTGAAACCGGGTTTATTAATAATTCCATTTTAAAACCATTAGGAATTGATGCGGTATCTTGGTACCAGGAACCCAAATACTGGCCTTTAATATTACTGTTTGTACATACCTGGCATGGTATAGGGTACTCGTTGTTGATGTATACCGCGCGTATATTGGCAATTCCTCGTGAGTACTATGAGGCAGCAGAGATAGATGGTGCGACAAAATGGCAGCAAATCAGACATATAACCTTGCCATGTCTCAAGCCTGTAATAATATTAATGACAATGTTGGCGTTGGGCAGAATGTTTAATTCTGACTTTGGCCTTTTCTATCAGATTCCGATGAATTCGGGTGCATTATATAGTGTTACAACTACAATCGATACCTATTCCTTCAGAGCATTGATGAAGCTTGGGGATATAACGATGGCATCCGCAACGGGAGTTTTCCAATCATTTGTAGGATTTATTCTTCTGTTATTAGCTAATTATGCTGTCAGAAAATTTAGTAAAGATAATAGGTTATTTTAA